CCTTTTGGGCGGCCTCCGCCTGGGCTTTTTCTTGCTCCGCCTTTACGCGTTTAGATTCCTCGATGGCTTTGGCGGCATCGTCCTTGGCTTTTTTCTCAGCCAATTTTTGGGCGGTCTTCTTCGCTTCCAGTTCGGATTTGGCACGGGCTTCCGCCGCCTTTCTCGCTTGCTCGGCCTGGGCGGCTTCTTCCTTGATTTTGAGTTGCGCTGCTTTTCTGGCCGCTACCTCGGCATCCGCACGGGCTTTTTCCTCGGCGCGCAGACGCGCCTGTTCTTTCCCGCGCGCTTCTTCCTGGGCTTTTAATTCTGCCTTGAGTTGTTTTTGCTGTTCCCGGCGCAGTTTGGCTTCCGCCTCCTCGCGCGCCTTGGATTCAGCCTTCAGGCGTTCATTCTCTTCCACCAAGCGTTTTTCTTCGGCGGCTTTGCGCGCTTTAGCGTCGGTCGCGACCTGGCTCTCCGCGTCTTTTCGGGCCTTTTCTCTCACTTCATCCTCGGGGGTGCTGGCTGCGTTACTGGCGATAAAACCGGCCAACAGGAGCACCGATGCAATTTTCAGATATTTCATAACGTTTCTCTTATAAAATCATTCCATTTAGCTTCTTCGTTCATGCAAACCCACCAACTCAGGCCGATTTACGTGAATAAACGCTGCCATAATTTCGGGAACGGGTAGCGAATCAGCGTGCTGAACAGCACTGCCCGCACTTCGTTCCGACTTACTTTAACGCACGAATTTGTTGCGAGTATAGGGTTTGCGCGGAGTTTTACCAGCGTTTTTATTCCAATTAATATGGGCCATGCACAGGCCAGTCGGACCCGCCTTTGCCCGTACGGCACCGTGTTGGTGTATTCCCACCCCGCCGCCAAATGCTCATGCGCCAAGTCCAGATACTGAACATACAGCGGACGCAGCGTTTTTTCCCGATTCGGGTCCAGCAAGTCCGACGGTCGTAACCCGATGGTCTGCAATCGGTCCTGTGGCAGATAGCAGCGCCCATTTCGTAAATCCTTGGGCAGATCGCGCAGGATATTGACCAGTTGCAAGCCCTTCCCAAAACGCACCCCTTGCTGCAACAGTCGCCCTTCATCCAGAGGGACTTCTGGAAACAGGTGCCCCCGGCAAAGATGGGTCCAGAATTCCCCCACGCAACCCGCCACCCGGTAGGTGTAATCATCCAGTTCCGCATCCGTTTTCAAGGCAACAATCGCCGACTCGCTGGCCCCGCCAAACCGTTGCAGGTCCAGAATCTGCCCCGAGGTGATAGTTTCCAGTACGGTGCGGATTTGCGCCTGGTCTGCCGACTGATTGCCCGCCAGCAATCCCAACGCCTCCTCAATGCGTTGCAACAATTTCAGTTCTGCCGGGTTGTCCACGGCGGACGCCGACACCTCAAACGTGAATCGCCCGGTGCTTTGCCCCAGAATGCGGTGCCGCAAGGCGGCCAATGCTTCCAAGCGCTGACTGACAGGAACTAACGTGGTATCCGCGATGGTGTCTGTGGCGCGCGCCAGCAGGTAGGCCAGCCCGATCTGCGAGCGCACCGCGCGCGGCAACACCCGCAACGTCAGATAAAACGAACGGGAAACCGCTTTCAATAGCGAGGTCAGCAGTTCCTGTTCGCCGGACGTCATGGCTTGGTCAGTCATGGAAATGTAGTCGAACTTCTCAACATAATTCGCTCTTGTATCACCAGCATCCGCCCGTCGCTTCGAAATTCGGCATTCGGATTTCTTTCGGAGTTCGGTTTTCGGCCTTCGGCCTTTTACATTATGAATTCCGGAGTTCCTTTTTCCATCGGGCCAATTGGCGCGCAACTTCTTTCGTGCCGGGCGCGCCCACCATTTTGCGGCGGGCCATGGCCCCTTGCAGATTAAACAGAGCAAGCACCTCCGCGCCAAATAATGGATTCACAGATTGATAGTCCGCCAGCGTGAGTTGGTTCAACGGTTTGCCTTGTTTCTCCGCCAGTCCCACCAGCGCGCCCACCGCGTGATGCGCCTGCCGGAACGGCAACCCTTTCTGCACCAGGTAATCCGCCAGGTCCGTCGCCAGCAACGCGGGATCCGCCGCTGCCGCGCCGCACGCGGCCCGGTTCACGCTCGTGTTCGCCAGCATCGCCGACATCAGCCGCACACACGCGCGCACCGTGTCCACGCTATCGAACAGCCGCTCCTTGTCCTCCTGTAAATCGCGATTGTACGTCATGGGCAACCCCTTGAGCAGCGTCAACAGCGACACCAGGTTGCCGATCACCCGGCCTGATTTGCCGCGCGTCAACTCCGCCACGTCCGGATTTTTCTTCTGGGGCATCAGCGAGGAACCGGTCGTGTAGGCGTCCGCGATCTTGATGAAATTGAACTCGCTGCTCGTCCACAGCACGACGTCCTCCGCCAGCCGCGACAAATGCACCGCCAGCAACGCCGCATCCGCGCAAAATTCCACCGCGAAATCCCGGTCGCTCACCGCGTCCATCGAATTCTGCGTCAATCGTGGAGCGCCTCGCGAATCCACAAACTCCAGCAGCTTCGCGACCAACTCGCGATTCAGCGGCAGCGTGGACCCGGCAATGGCGCCGGCGCCCAGCGGGCAGACATTGACCCGCTGGAAACAATCCAGCAGCCGCTCATAATCCCGGTGGAACATCTCCACATACGCCAGCAGAT
The Verrucomicrobiota bacterium DNA segment above includes these coding regions:
- the argH gene encoding argininosuccinate lyase, giving the protein MKKKNSNPVSRSGRFSGGPAAEVAAFSESISFDWRLWRYDILGSMAHATALHSIGVLTKAELDSIVRGLEAIGQEITAKKFVWKPELEDVHMNIEAELTKRVPAGAKLHTGRSRNDQVALDMRLWLREEILDLAVEIQQLQLTLVKLGEANVEVIVPGYTHLQRAQPVYLAHHLLAYVEMFHRDYERLLDCFQRVNVCPLGAGAIAGSTLPLNRELVAKLLEFVDSRGAPRLTQNSMDAVSDRDFAVEFCADAALLAVHLSRLAEDVVLWTSSEFNFIKIADAYTTGSSLMPQKKNPDVAELTRGKSGRVIGNLVSLLTLLKGLPMTYNRDLQEDKERLFDSVDTVRACVRLMSAMLANTSVNRAACGAAAADPALLATDLADYLVQKGLPFRQAHHAVGALVGLAEKQGKPLNQLTLADYQSVNPLFGAEVLALFNLQGAMARRKMVGAPGTKEVARQLARWKKELRNS
- a CDS encoding phytoene/squalene synthase family protein, which produces MTDQAMTSGEQELLTSLLKAVSRSFYLTLRVLPRAVRSQIGLAYLLARATDTIADTTLVPVSQRLEALAALRHRILGQSTGRFTFEVSASAVDNPAELKLLQRIEEALGLLAGNQSADQAQIRTVLETITSGQILDLQRFGGASESAIVALKTDAELDDYTYRVAGCVGEFWTHLCRGHLFPEVPLDEGRLLQQGVRFGKGLQLVNILRDLPKDLRNGRCYLPQDRLQTIGLRPSDLLDPNREKTLRPLYVQYLDLAHEHLAAGWEYTNTVPYGQRRVRLACAWPILIGIKTLVKLRANPILATNSCVKVSRNEVRAVLFSTLIRYPFPKLWQRLFT
- a CDS encoding protein TolA — protein: MKYLKIASVLLLAGFIASNAASTPEDEVREKARKDAESQVATDAKARKAAEEKRLVEENERLKAESKAREEAEAKLRREQQKQLKAELKAQEEARGKEQARLRAEEKARADAEVAARKAAQLKIKEEAAQAEQARKAAEARAKSELEAKKTAQKLAEKKAKDDAAKAIEESKRVKAEQEKAQAEAAQKAKARAEADQKAKELAEKQMREAAAKRAKEEAAKTEADQKAKQLAEQKAKEEALRKAKEDAARAELNKAAKAEADRQAKFEAEVKVKEAAYQAEQAKKAKALAEQEAKRVKAEQEKAQAEQAKQAEARAK